The sequence caaggctttaaaatccattgtaTCATTCATCTTCCTTGTGTTCTTTTGCTAAACCTTATGTTACCCCTTTATTCCGCTGAGATTCTTTTTTGGAGCTTACTGAAAAAGCACTAGTTGACGCTGCTGTTGGAAATGGTGTGAAGGAGGTTTATCCATGGCACTCCGATGTGAATAAACTTGTACTTTCTCTGATCATGTTGGCACTGAAATGTGGATAAATAGAGGACCACAGAGTCGAGCACTGTCAGTCTGGGACCTGTCATGTTGAATAATTGAAATGAAAGTCAGATTtgtagcaaaaacaaacacaatctgTTTGAAAGAACACATGCCTTTAGCAAAACTGTATACAACCCTACTACATCATTTAACCCCTTTATCTTACCAGCTCACTTTGATTAAGAACAGAATATAATCCAATGCTTACAGAACCGACTTACAGAAAACTGAACTGAAGGACAATATGTGTGCCTGTGAAAAACGTGTTTTTTAACGTTATCTCTAACTTACCTGTACCTGTCAACCATCAGTCATTTCGAATCAATCAGTAACCAGGTATTTAAACCTATCTGTCTGTGCAGTCTTGTTCAGTCTGCCATTTGTATTTCATTCAGTGTGCCAATTAATGCATAAAGGGTCATACAGAGGGTCTGTATAGCTCCGGTTGGGTGGGTACACTGAGCCCAGAGGTCAAGTTTCAGCAATGTAGCCATATTAGGGAACAGCAGAGGTCAACATAGAGCAGTAAAGATCAAAGCAGTAAAGTGCAGAAGCTGTATTGCAGCTGCTCTGTTGTAAACGGTGCACTGAGAATGCAGAGCTGCAGAAGAATATTTTGTACTCTTTTTAGAGGCAGCTTTCTCATCTCAGCATTTTGATTGAATACCTTTCTTGAAGAGAATTGTACTGGGGTCTATGTCCTGTGCATTTCTGGGAGCTATTTAATTTGCAACAGCAAATATATTTAGCATCTGGCATTTATCACGATTTAACAGATCATCAAGTgagttttttttacagattttatatTGTCGTTCATGTCAAAACAATCCATTTTGAAACTTTGAatccaaaaacacaaaatgtaattttcaatatCAAAAAACTGTCGAATGAATGCTTTactcttttaattgttttcaaagcAGCGTTCAAGTTTGATTTGCTTCGTAAAGTTACGCACAGtacgtttaaaaaatatatataaattcaaaagCCTTTTCAGGAAGGGATACTCAACATTATCAAACGGTTGAAAAAAGCATACTTATTTGAGCCTGTTCTGGCTTTGGACACAGGAGTTGATGGCTGTAGGCCTTCCAGTCAAATAATGATGTCTTTGTGTCAGGAGCTGGCTAGAGTTCTACTATTGTGTGCACCACATACATATGCGCCAATAAAccgtaaataaaacaaattctgatTGGCTAACTCAGAGTGTTGAGGCAGCTAGAATGCTGCATTCAgcattaaatttgtttttattttcagctaGAAAGCCTTTCTCTTTCTTCAACATGAAGGAGCATTGCTTTTTTGTACATACAGCCACAGGATGGAAGCAGGAGATCAAAAGTTACGCTTCCCATTGCCTGCTTAGGTCTATTTTCTAGTTTTCATTGTTCTTTTGTCAGGAGCTGTTcataaaatgggggggggggggcaaggtgGTTGTAAACTCACTTCTGTAATAGTGAAAGGAAATGCTTAAATGCCTACCTTCTGCCAGTCATAGAACAACTGTAAACTGCAGTGTTGTGTAGCTGCTAGGACAGGATTAAGCCAATCTCTATGTACCTGATAGAAATGGCATTCATATAGCTCTTGAAATGGAAGAAATTGTTTGAATGCTTCTGATACCCGTTGGAGTTGGGGAAACACCTACACTGACTCTACCAAGTGTTCTTATACATTGTCCATTATTATAAACATCAGGAATGATCACAAGAAATCAGGACCTGAAATCAGCAGTCATTATCAAAGAGGACGGTGCCCAAAGCATAAAATCTTGGAACGCTCACTAAACAGTAAAATGTGGTCTTCATCTTGACTCTGTAAGCTCTCTGTAGAAAATGACCTCGCAGGCAGTGTCTGCTGTGTTGGATATCATTACTTAGTAGAACTAGCAGTTTTATGGAGTATCTCTATTTGTCTTTAAGTGGAATTTGAGCTGGCTCAACCAAAAAATTATTAGCAGAGTACAAAAGAGATGGGTTATTCTGGAATGCTGGTAGTGTGTAGTGTCAATGCCctcatttttagtgttttttttttttttttttcaaccagtaACATGTGTTGCAAAGATGTAAGGCTGATAGACAGAGTTACTTCAGTTCCCTTTAATAATCATTGAGTGAGCTGCATTGTTCCCTCTGTGCTTGAAAAAGTGACAAATTAAACTTAATCTGTCTTTTCCTGTCCTCATAGGAAACCATTTAAAATAGTCTAAAACTCTAAGGGCAAGTTACCCTGTGGCCCAGGGCAGGGGAGGCTGGGGTAGAGGATTGCAGTGATAGTATCACACAACAGCATAATACTCTCCTAGATTTAGATGAAACACAGAGGAAGCAACATCCAGGGCCAGGGACAAGTCATTTAATGAACTATAGATCAAACATTGGGTTTTAAAAGCTAGCGTGTGGTATTTATTTGTCTCAACGTAGAAGccaagaccagaggacacagctggaaattgagACGTGCTTAGGATAGAGGGTAGAACAGTTCTATGCTTgggggtgagggtatggaatgggttacatagCCAAGCTATAGATGCTGAATCTTTGGGATCTGTTAGACCCAAAACTTTTGAGATCAACAAGCTAATAAGAACAGGGCTGAATCCCCTCCTGTTGTTCTTGTTCCTATGTTATCTGCTTATGCTAAACAAGTGTACATATTTGTAGCCTGCTTAATGGCAAGAATTTTTGTTCATGTTGTTTTTCTGCAACATCAGAAAACCACAAAATGctactttattttttacactgaTCCGTGTTCGTAAATTGCGTTTGTTTCAGAGTGTTCAAAGTAAacatctgtctgtttttttttgttgccacaTACACCCTTGTGGATGTACACACTGTACAATGCGAGGTGTTGAAAGAACTAGGAGGCACACTTGTATAATGCCCAGGTTTACACAGCTTTAGGCATAACTCAAGTTATACAGTAGGGCTGGTAATGCCAATGTATACCTTAGTTTACTTTTacttgcactgtaaaaaaaaaaaaaaaaaaatatatatatatatatatatatatatatatatatatatatatatatatatatatatatatatatatatatatgttaatgttTTCTTGTTAAAGGAAGGGAAAAACAATAtatgagtaattgcaataagagccACTCAGAATGATAGCAAAAagcagaaaaagtaaaaaaatgtaattttaagcaCTTATTGTTAAACAATTACTTGGATAATAAAAccctaatatttattattattatatatattattattattattattatattatatactttgTCCCATTAGATAATATACCCAGTGCTACAAAGCTAGCATTACTAGTTAAGTAAAAGGGATTGATAACACCATAGCCTGTTCTTTCTACTATAGGTTGAATGGTTAAATTCTGGTCGGGTCGCCAGACATAATTTCCATGCAATAGCCTGGTGCCAGTTTAGGCTCAGCTTCTTGTAGACTCTCTACATCACTCAACCACTGCAACACTCACCACATATAACTCTCTCTTGTACTCTCACAGACACCACAAGGTCTGAGACTGCAGGGAATAGGGAAGGAGAATGTATCGAGGAATTAGGGTTATCAGTGAAGGATGGGCTTTCAACAGGAGAGTGCTGCATGGGAGGACAAGTAGTGGGTCCTAGAAATGTATAATAACTTACAGTAATGCATCTTTGGGCGTTACAGCGCAGTCTGTCTGAGTAAGGGAAGCCATTCTCTTAATTCCATTGCCATTATGCTCATGCATTTATGCAATTGATTTCTGTGCAgtgcaaattatatataattgcataattgttgttattttctgcaacCACCAAGACCTCTATTTTAATTAccccttctttcttttttctctttttaaggTTTATATCTCtgaattttaaaacatcaaaagtacaaaatgaagaaaaaaaaaaaaaaaaaaacatctgattaGTGTTGATATTAAACATGATTTGATTGCTTTTATACAGAAAGGGAGGCTGAGCATGTGTTATATTGGTAGATTTTTCGTCTTCCTATCACTCAACAAGTACTTCACTGTAACATAAATCAATTCAtagataatatatacatatagcaAAGAGAAGGAAaatgtaaaagtgtttttatatgtattattattattattattattattattattattattattattacgaaaGTGTTCAGATCATCTCAAAACTTTAGGGTGCTTAAACTCAACAAGCACAAAGgtctacatattttttattttatttgctatgcTAAACAAGACTGAATGTGCTTTTCTCCTCTGTCTCCCAGGATGTCCTGGAACCttgttattttgcttttcctGATGGGATTCCTCTTGATGGTTGTGGAAGCAGGAAAAACGCGACCGCAGGGGGGGATTCCATCACCGTACAAGGACAATGGCAACACCTCTCACAGGCGCACTCGCAAGCAGGAGGTCCTGGCCTCCAGCCAAGAGGCCCTGGTGGTGACCGAGAGGAAGTACTTGAAGAGTGACTGGTGCAAAACCCAGCCGCTGAGGCAGACTGTCAGTGAGGAAGGCTGTCTGAGTCGCACCGTCATCAACCGCTTCTGCTATGGACAGTGCAACTCCTTCTACATCCCCCGGCACATCAAGAAGGAGCAGGAGTCCTTCCAATCCTGCGCCTTCTGCAAGCCACAAAAGTTCACAACGCTCACTGTTGAGCTGGACTGCCCGGAGCTGCAGCCGCCCTTCCGACATCGGAAAATCCAGCGGGTAAAACAGTGCCGCTGCATATCTGTGAACGTCAGTGAATCGGGCAAGCAGTGAGATAGTCCTGTCAGCATCTGCCATGTAAATAATACTTTGCCATTAAGTTGGATTTCCTCTCAAAGGAGGGATCAAGTAGAACTGATTTTAGAACTGAAATGATTATTTCCAAGAAGGAAGTAGGCACTGGCTTTAAATAgtgacccatttaaaaaaaaaaaaaaatatatatatatatatatatatatatatatatatatatatatatatatatatatatatatatatgattttt is a genomic window of Polyodon spathula isolate WHYD16114869_AA chromosome 6, ASM1765450v1, whole genome shotgun sequence containing:
- the LOC121316735 gene encoding gremlin-2-like — translated: MSWNLVILLFLMGFLLMVVEAGKTRPQGGIPSPYKDNGNTSHRRTRKQEVLASSQEALVVTERKYLKSDWCKTQPLRQTVSEEGCLSRTVINRFCYGQCNSFYIPRHIKKEQESFQSCAFCKPQKFTTLTVELDCPELQPPFRHRKIQRVKQCRCISVNVSESGKQ